GCGAATACCGAGTGACGGGCATGACCTGCGGCCACTGCGAGGCCTCCGTGCGCCGTGAAGTCACCCAGATCGCAGGGATCGAACGCGTCGATGTGAGCGCACAGACCGGAGCGCTGATCGTCGAGTCCACGACGCCCGTGACGGATGCCGCGATCCTCGCCGCCGTCGACGAAGCGGGCTACGAGGCGGTGCGCGTCTAGTGGCATCCCCGACCTCCGCCTCCGACGCCCGGATCGAGCTGGACATCGGCGGCATGACGTGCGCGTCGTGTGCGAACCGCATCGAGAAGAAGCTCAACCGCATCGACGGAGTCGAGGCATCCGTCAACTATGCGACCGAGAAGGCGCTCGTCCGGGCGCCCGCCGGGTTCGACCCCGCCGTCCTCGTCGCGGAGGTCGAGAAGACCGGATACACCGCGCACGTGCCGCAGCCGCCATCCGCCGACGAAGACGAGTCGGCCGACCCCGAGCTGACCGGTCTGCGTCAGCG
This genomic stretch from Microbacterium sp. SLBN-146 harbors:
- a CDS encoding heavy-metal-associated domain-containing protein is translated as MTEISEYRVTGMTCGHCEASVRREVTQIAGIERVDVSAQTGALIVESTTPVTDAAILAAVDEAGYEAVRV